One Phycisphaera mikurensis NBRC 102666 DNA window includes the following coding sequences:
- a CDS encoding helix-turn-helix domain-containing protein produces the protein MLATPDDPKAAPPEAVLVPITLRAKQAAAVLCLSERTVKELAAAGTLPSFKLGTCRLFNRAELQRWADARQAEAAAPLAEGGAH, from the coding sequence ATGCTGGCGACCCCCGACGACCCGAAGGCCGCGCCGCCCGAGGCGGTGCTGGTGCCGATCACCCTGCGGGCGAAGCAAGCCGCCGCGGTGCTGTGCCTGTCCGAGCGGACGGTGAAGGAGCTGGCGGCGGCCGGCACGCTCCCGAGCTTCAAGCTGGGCACCTGCCGCCTGTTCAACCGTGCGGAGCTTCAACGCTGGGCCGACGCCCGGCAGGCCGAAGCCGCCGCCCCCCTCGCGGAAGGCGGTGCCCATTGA
- a CDS encoding DUF3987 domain-containing protein: MSDFNTVTKAEPCPVCGKPDWCARMGNGSRVKCERLAAPPPGWKLLAAKDGGGVFAADDAPPEATTGTWMPAKRPQAAAPLETGDAGENRPGGYGTAAELVKAAYGQRGPAAGRWTYRDAAEKPVGVVLRFEEAGGRKTYRQASRCPVDGLWRAEAMPKPRPLYRLPELLAANPSLPVDVLEGEKAADAGAEAGLVTVTAAGGSGAPVDATDWKALRGRCVRVLADHDDPGRKWAARVADHLGDVAADVRVVHLVDRWADLPPRGDLVDALEREADPGAVRAAVEALAAEAEPAGTPEPRPLPPPLLAVPPFDPAWLPEAFRLWCLDVADRMQCPLDYVAVAALVTFSGAVGARLCIRPKGDDTTWEEIPNLWGGVVGSPGTMKTPAMKEPKRMLERLEKRARKSNAEAEAAYELKVTTFKAKRAAAEAVLKKAAAGDDAEAMAEAERLLGEVEPPAAPTPRRYVVNDATPEKLHAIMEHNPAGVTLLRDELPGWLAGLEKKGREQERALCLEAWNGDGCLSLDRIRRGEVYVDRMCLSVCGAIQPEPMAALVAAVAAGGTRADGFLDRLQAMTWPDHPAEWRDVDRKPDRVAFARAEAAYERAATTDPARLGGRVDENAPADAIPHLRFCGDALERFRAWRHVLEARLPRERSPMMSGWLSKLRKLVPSLALLLHVADATEPAAVADPHRVTDDALRRALELAAYFEAHARRVLLSETREAVERAGRILERLEAGDLPERFSGRDVYAKGWSGIGRKAEPVTRALELLRDHGHLLEQEVPTTAKGGAPSVSYAWRRPRPLPEEKPRTKLTQPPAARGSVGSVSGSRTGGGGATPEPPTPGIGEGVEL; this comes from the coding sequence TTGAGCGACTTCAACACCGTGACGAAAGCGGAGCCCTGCCCTGTGTGCGGCAAGCCGGACTGGTGCGCCCGGATGGGCAACGGTTCCCGCGTGAAGTGTGAGCGGCTGGCGGCCCCCCCGCCCGGCTGGAAGCTGCTGGCGGCGAAGGATGGCGGTGGAGTATTCGCGGCCGACGACGCCCCGCCCGAGGCGACGACCGGGACGTGGATGCCGGCGAAGCGCCCGCAAGCCGCGGCCCCGCTGGAGACGGGCGACGCGGGAGAGAACAGGCCGGGAGGCTACGGGACCGCCGCGGAGCTGGTGAAGGCCGCGTATGGGCAGCGTGGCCCCGCGGCCGGGCGGTGGACATACCGGGACGCTGCGGAGAAGCCGGTGGGCGTGGTGCTGCGCTTCGAGGAAGCCGGCGGCCGGAAGACCTACCGGCAGGCGAGCCGCTGCCCCGTCGATGGGCTGTGGCGTGCGGAGGCGATGCCGAAGCCGCGCCCGCTGTACCGGCTCCCCGAGCTACTGGCGGCCAACCCTTCCCTGCCGGTGGACGTGCTGGAGGGGGAGAAGGCCGCCGACGCCGGAGCCGAGGCCGGTCTGGTGACGGTGACCGCTGCGGGCGGCAGCGGTGCCCCCGTCGATGCAACCGACTGGAAAGCGCTTCGAGGCCGTTGCGTGCGGGTGCTGGCGGACCATGACGACCCCGGCAGGAAGTGGGCGGCTCGGGTCGCGGATCACCTGGGCGACGTGGCCGCCGACGTGCGGGTGGTGCACCTGGTGGACCGCTGGGCGGACCTGCCCCCCCGGGGTGACCTGGTGGACGCGCTGGAGCGGGAGGCGGACCCCGGGGCGGTGCGGGCTGCGGTGGAGGCGCTGGCGGCGGAGGCGGAGCCGGCAGGCACTCCCGAGCCGCGGCCGCTGCCCCCGCCGCTGCTGGCGGTGCCGCCTTTCGATCCCGCGTGGCTGCCCGAGGCGTTCCGCCTGTGGTGCCTGGACGTGGCCGACCGGATGCAATGCCCCTTGGATTACGTGGCGGTGGCGGCGCTGGTGACCTTCAGCGGAGCCGTGGGTGCGCGGCTGTGCATCCGCCCGAAGGGAGACGACACAACATGGGAAGAGATTCCGAACCTGTGGGGCGGCGTGGTGGGTTCACCGGGCACGATGAAGACGCCGGCGATGAAGGAGCCGAAGCGGATGCTGGAGCGGCTGGAGAAGCGGGCGAGGAAGAGCAACGCCGAAGCCGAGGCGGCGTATGAGCTGAAGGTGACGACCTTCAAGGCTAAGCGAGCCGCGGCGGAGGCGGTGCTGAAGAAGGCGGCGGCGGGTGACGACGCGGAGGCGATGGCCGAAGCGGAGCGGCTGCTGGGCGAGGTGGAGCCGCCGGCGGCGCCGACCCCGCGGCGGTACGTGGTGAACGATGCGACGCCCGAGAAGCTGCACGCGATCATGGAGCACAACCCTGCGGGCGTGACCCTGCTGCGCGATGAGCTGCCCGGGTGGCTGGCGGGGCTGGAGAAGAAGGGGCGGGAGCAAGAGCGGGCGCTGTGCCTGGAGGCTTGGAACGGCGACGGGTGCCTATCGCTGGACCGGATCAGGCGGGGCGAGGTCTACGTGGATCGGATGTGCCTGTCTGTGTGCGGCGCGATTCAACCCGAGCCGATGGCCGCGCTGGTGGCCGCGGTCGCTGCGGGTGGCACCCGAGCCGACGGGTTCCTGGACAGGCTGCAAGCGATGACCTGGCCCGACCATCCCGCGGAGTGGCGGGACGTAGACCGGAAGCCGGACCGCGTGGCTTTCGCCCGAGCCGAGGCTGCGTACGAGCGGGCCGCGACAACCGACCCCGCAAGGCTCGGGGGGCGGGTGGATGAAAACGCTCCCGCGGACGCGATCCCGCACCTGCGATTCTGCGGCGATGCGCTGGAGCGGTTCCGGGCGTGGCGGCACGTGCTGGAGGCCCGGCTGCCGCGGGAGCGATCCCCGATGATGTCCGGGTGGCTGTCCAAGCTGCGGAAGCTGGTGCCGAGCCTCGCGCTTCTGCTGCACGTGGCCGACGCGACCGAGCCGGCGGCAGTGGCGGACCCGCACCGGGTAACCGACGACGCCCTGCGGCGGGCCCTGGAGCTGGCGGCGTACTTCGAGGCGCACGCCCGCCGGGTGCTGCTGTCCGAGACGCGGGAGGCTGTGGAGCGGGCCGGGCGGATCCTGGAGCGGCTGGAGGCGGGCGACCTGCCGGAGCGCTTCAGCGGCCGGGACGTGTACGCGAAGGGCTGGAGCGGGATCGGCCGGAAGGCGGAGCCGGTGACGCGGGCGCTTGAGCTGCTGCGGGATCACGGGCACCTGCTGGAGCAAGAGGTGCCGACGACCGCCAAGGGCGGAGCCCCGAGCGTGAGCTACGCGTGGCGCCGCCCGCGGCCCCTGCCGGAGGAAAAGCCGCGCACGAAACTCACACAACCCCCGGCGGCCCGGGGTTCTGTGGGTTCTGTGAGTGGATCCCGCACGGGTGGCGGCGGAGCGACGCCCGAGCCGCCGACCCCGGGCATCGGGGAGGGAGTGGAGCTGTGA
- a CDS encoding HD-GYP domain-containing protein: protein MDHPTPASTTNDRPLQAGPTPPGGAGAPDAASAPAPTIRLADLVSALSAALDVTEGQPQGHSARTCLIAMQIASELHLSVEEHSALFYASQLKDLGCSSNAARIANLFGGDDRGIKRDFKTVDWARLGESIKYTTRHAFGSGTMIEKIGRAARIGAAGPAAGREMISIRCERGAAISRLFGVPEATSEAIYALDEHWDGRGHPHGTRREAIPLLARVLGLAQTLEVFVAAHGVGAGMDMLRRRRGHWFDPTIADVALRLENQTNFWSGVYTADPFAALVDLEPPEKRLLADDARIDDIAIGFAQVVDAKSPWTRRHSEGVEELAVGIARHQGLPAAEVRQVRRAALLHDVGKLGVSNTILDKPGKLDDAEFREMRQHAAFTHQILGRVRGLGDLSEVAAGHHEKLDGTGYHRGLVGDAIHPHSRILAVADMYEAMTAERPYRATMPREKVLSILEAEARTAVCGGAVEGLRGHLDRHGFEPSTWSAEPEPAAAPRPRIAA from the coding sequence ATGGATCACCCCACGCCCGCCTCGACGACGAACGACCGCCCCCTGCAAGCCGGCCCCACGCCGCCGGGCGGGGCCGGGGCCCCCGATGCCGCGTCCGCACCCGCCCCGACGATCCGCCTCGCCGACCTCGTCTCCGCCCTCTCCGCCGCGCTGGACGTGACCGAGGGACAGCCGCAGGGCCACTCCGCCCGGACCTGCCTGATCGCGATGCAGATCGCGTCGGAGCTGCATCTCAGCGTCGAGGAGCACTCCGCTCTTTTCTACGCCAGCCAGCTCAAGGACCTGGGCTGCTCGAGCAACGCCGCACGCATCGCCAACCTCTTCGGCGGCGACGATCGGGGCATCAAACGCGACTTCAAGACCGTCGACTGGGCCCGCCTCGGCGAATCGATCAAGTACACGACGCGGCACGCCTTCGGCAGCGGCACCATGATCGAGAAGATCGGCCGGGCCGCCCGCATCGGCGCCGCCGGGCCCGCGGCCGGGCGGGAGATGATCTCGATCCGGTGCGAGCGTGGCGCCGCCATCTCCCGGCTCTTCGGCGTCCCCGAGGCCACCTCCGAAGCGATCTACGCGCTCGACGAGCACTGGGACGGACGCGGCCACCCCCACGGCACCCGCCGGGAGGCGATCCCGCTGCTCGCCCGCGTGCTCGGGCTCGCCCAGACGCTGGAGGTCTTCGTCGCCGCGCACGGCGTGGGCGCCGGCATGGACATGCTCCGCCGGCGACGCGGCCACTGGTTCGACCCCACGATCGCCGACGTGGCGCTTCGGCTGGAGAACCAGACCAACTTCTGGTCGGGCGTCTACACCGCCGATCCGTTCGCCGCGTTGGTCGACCTCGAGCCGCCCGAGAAGCGGCTGCTCGCCGACGACGCCCGCATCGACGACATCGCGATCGGCTTCGCCCAGGTCGTCGACGCCAAGAGCCCCTGGACCCGCCGCCACAGCGAGGGCGTGGAGGAGCTCGCGGTCGGCATCGCCCGCCACCAGGGGCTTCCGGCCGCGGAGGTGCGGCAGGTCCGCCGGGCCGCGCTGCTGCACGACGTCGGCAAGCTCGGCGTCTCCAACACGATCCTCGACAAGCCCGGCAAGCTCGACGACGCCGAGTTCCGCGAGATGCGCCAGCACGCGGCCTTCACCCACCAGATCCTCGGGCGGGTCCGGGGGCTCGGCGATCTGAGCGAGGTCGCCGCCGGCCACCACGAGAAACTCGACGGCACCGGCTACCACCGCGGCCTCGTCGGCGACGCCATCCACCCGCACAGCCGCATCCTCGCCGTCGCCGACATGTACGAGGCCATGACCGCGGAGCGGCCCTACCGCGCCACGATGCCCCGGGAGAAGGTGCTGTCCATCCTCGAAGCCGAGGCACGCACCGCCGTCTGCGGCGGCGCCGTCGAGGGGCTCCGTGGCCACCTCGACCGCCACGGCTTCGAGCCCTCCACCTGGTCCGCCGAGCCCGAGCCCGCCGCGGCGCCCCGCCCGCGCATCGCCGCGTGA
- a CDS encoding thermonuclease family protein, whose product MSPRTLLCLVLLVGLLLVVWTMRPPAVPSRPPAEAVPEAPLAVTPEELPPFRVARVVDGDTVDVVDPAGEVVRVRVLGIDAPERAQPGGDAATAWAWAALEEGEAVELVGDDRDRWGRRLAEVRHDGGRDLGAGLVEAGHAWRWQHADRPDLETLAAEARAAGRGCGRIRRR is encoded by the coding sequence GTGAGCCCCCGGACCCTTCTATGCCTGGTGCTGCTGGTGGGCCTGCTGCTGGTGGTGTGGACGATGCGGCCGCCGGCGGTGCCGAGCCGCCCCCCTGCCGAGGCGGTGCCCGAGGCCCCGCTGGCGGTGACGCCGGAAGAGCTGCCCCCGTTCCGGGTGGCCCGGGTGGTGGACGGCGACACGGTGGACGTGGTGGACCCCGCGGGCGAGGTGGTGCGGGTGCGGGTGCTGGGCATCGACGCCCCCGAGCGAGCGCAGCCTGGAGGTGACGCGGCGACGGCGTGGGCCTGGGCGGCGCTGGAGGAAGGCGAGGCGGTGGAGCTGGTGGGCGACGATCGGGACCGCTGGGGCCGGCGGCTGGCGGAGGTGCGGCACGATGGCGGGCGCGACTTGGGCGCCGGGCTGGTGGAGGCGGGGCACGCCTGGCGGTGGCAACACGCGGACCGGCCGGACCTGGAGACACTGGCGGCGGAGGCCCGGGCAGCGGGTCGGGGCTGTGGGCGGATCCGGCGGCGATGA
- a CDS encoding DUF4331 family protein, translating to MQNRPRLLLAAAVLPAGAALAADHLDAPSVAANGQADINDLYAFQSPTNADNTVLILTVNPAAGVLSPTTFGDDVRYDILIDSDGDALADASYSTSFFTREDGRQDFTVTRGGEAYASGTTGARSTSVSGGQVTAGLFEDPFFFDLDGFNDGFAFTGDDFFAGLDVSAIVLEVPSAELGAVQVGLYAETRVDGERFDLMGRPAINTVLLEGDRKELFNDVDPADQFSVFGEEVTAKIASLSDQENAESLTPILLPDLLTYDSSSDAGYLNGRRLDDDVIDASLSLLTAGALVSDGVDGNDRAFLNAFPFLAAANGDGPVPIPTPSAAAAGLALLGVGVARRRRRVEA from the coding sequence ATGCAGAATCGCCCCCGACTCCTCCTCGCCGCCGCCGTCCTCCCCGCGGGTGCCGCTCTGGCCGCCGACCACCTCGACGCCCCGAGCGTCGCCGCCAACGGCCAGGCCGACATCAACGACCTCTACGCCTTCCAGTCGCCGACCAACGCCGACAACACGGTGCTGATCCTGACGGTCAACCCCGCCGCCGGCGTGCTCTCGCCGACGACCTTCGGCGACGACGTGCGGTACGACATCCTCATCGACAGCGACGGCGACGCCCTCGCCGACGCCAGCTACTCCACGTCCTTCTTCACCCGGGAAGACGGCCGCCAGGACTTCACCGTCACCCGCGGCGGCGAGGCGTACGCCTCGGGCACCACCGGTGCCCGCTCGACGAGCGTCAGCGGCGGCCAGGTGACCGCGGGCCTCTTCGAGGACCCGTTCTTCTTCGACCTCGATGGCTTCAACGACGGCTTCGCGTTCACGGGTGACGACTTCTTCGCCGGGCTCGACGTGAGCGCGATCGTGCTGGAGGTGCCCAGCGCCGAGCTCGGCGCTGTGCAGGTCGGGCTCTACGCCGAGACCCGCGTCGACGGCGAGCGCTTCGACCTGATGGGCCGCCCCGCCATCAACACCGTGCTGCTCGAGGGCGACCGCAAGGAGCTCTTCAACGACGTCGACCCCGCGGACCAATTCTCGGTCTTCGGCGAGGAGGTGACCGCCAAGATCGCGTCGCTCTCCGACCAGGAGAACGCGGAGTCGCTCACCCCGATCCTGTTGCCCGATCTGCTGACCTACGACAGCTCCAGCGACGCCGGGTACCTCAACGGCCGCCGGCTCGACGACGACGTCATCGACGCGAGCCTGAGCCTGCTCACCGCCGGGGCCCTGGTCTCCGACGGCGTCGACGGCAACGACAGAGCGTTTCTGAACGCCTTCCCCTTCCTCGCCGCCGCCAACGGGGACGGCCCGGTCCCGATCCCGACGCCCTCGGCCGCCGCCGCCGGCCTCGCCCTGCTGGGCGTGGGCGTGGCCCGCCGCCGCCGCCGCGTCGAGGCCTGA
- a CDS encoding tetratricopeptide repeat protein — MPRSRIALASIALLGAATAGAGEPRRPASDDEVLERIPRVLFAAGDRLAGLRARLAEDPRDTDAAVRLAADSLEIARREDDPRFFGHARAALSPWWGLEDPPLAVLRLRAKLRERDHDYRGALADQRSVLDRAADDPQALLEVANLHYVLGDYPAARAAVARLEAAGEDAAATAARLPLDVVTGHAERALADADALLADPGTPPALRGFADVVAADAARALGRFDAAEARFRAGLARDPGDAYLLRAYADFLLDRGRPAAVLPLAAARLSDTGLLLAHALAATRAGEGGAAAASTRRLADRFAEIRLRGSDPHGRYESRFELELQGDARRALEVALQNWDLQKQPRDSRNVLEAALAAGRPAAAGGVVAFLRDAGTEDADLAPLLDALAPGGRP; from the coding sequence ATGCCGCGTTCCAGAATCGCTCTCGCCTCGATCGCGCTGCTCGGGGCGGCCACCGCGGGGGCGGGCGAGCCCCGCCGCCCCGCGTCCGACGACGAGGTGCTCGAGCGGATCCCGCGGGTGCTCTTCGCCGCGGGCGACCGGCTGGCCGGGCTGCGGGCCCGGCTCGCCGAGGACCCGCGGGACACCGACGCGGCGGTGCGGCTCGCGGCGGACTCCCTGGAGATCGCGCGTCGCGAGGACGATCCCCGGTTCTTCGGCCACGCCCGGGCCGCCCTCTCGCCGTGGTGGGGGCTGGAGGATCCGCCGCTGGCCGTCCTCCGGCTGCGGGCGAAGCTCCGCGAGCGGGACCACGACTACCGCGGGGCCCTCGCGGACCAGCGGAGCGTCCTGGACCGGGCCGCGGACGACCCGCAGGCTCTCCTGGAGGTCGCGAACCTGCACTACGTGCTCGGGGACTACCCGGCGGCCCGGGCGGCGGTCGCGCGGCTCGAGGCCGCCGGCGAGGACGCCGCGGCGACCGCCGCCCGTCTGCCGCTGGACGTCGTGACCGGTCACGCGGAGCGGGCCCTTGCCGACGCGGACGCCCTTCTCGCCGACCCCGGCACGCCGCCGGCGCTCCGCGGCTTCGCCGACGTCGTCGCCGCCGACGCCGCCCGCGCCCTGGGCCGCTTCGACGCGGCCGAAGCCCGCTTCCGCGCCGGACTCGCCCGCGACCCCGGCGACGCGTACCTGCTCCGGGCCTACGCCGACTTCCTGCTCGACCGCGGCCGGCCCGCCGCGGTGCTGCCGCTCGCGGCCGCCCGCCTGTCGGACACCGGCCTGCTGCTCGCCCACGCTCTTGCCGCCACGCGGGCCGGCGAGGGCGGAGCGGCCGCCGCGTCCACCCGCCGGCTCGCCGACCGGTTCGCGGAGATCCGCCTCCGCGGGAGCGACCCGCACGGCCGCTACGAGAGCCGCTTCGAGCTGGAGCTGCAAGGCGACGCGCGGCGCGCCCTGGAGGTCGCGCTGCAGAACTGGGACCTCCAGAAGCAGCCCCGCGACAGCCGCAACGTGCTCGAGGCCGCGCTCGCCGCGGGGCGGCCGGCCGCGGCCGGCGGGGTGGTCGCGTTCCTCCGCGACGCCGGGACCGAGGACGCGGACCTGGCCCCGCTGCTCGACGCGCTCGCCCCCGGAGGACGGCCGTGA